A portion of the Streptomyces coeruleoprunus genome contains these proteins:
- a CDS encoding dipeptidase, with amino-acid sequence MRTTSTPGLDAGPRLDPARCADAVQALMPRLRRELAELVALRSVAGDGPEPSPDCEAAARWVADAFAAEGFAVRQLRTDDGNATVIGRLPGPPGAREVVLYAHYDVVSEGDADRWTSPPFTLTERDGRWYGRGAADCKGNLLMHLAALRALRAARPEGGPPPVSLTVLVEGSEERGRGSLERLLAERPELMAPDAVLVADSGNFEAGVPTLTTSLRGMAVAEVTVSTLRGDLHSGQFGGPVPDAMTALVRVLASLHDEHGDTAVAGLEPPVPPADPADYPEDRLRQDAGLLDGVRLMGTGSPAQRLWTRPSATVLAIDGPAPHEAVPALRASAKALVSLRLPPGTDPAHAHDVLAAHLRRAVPFGARLDITRITTGASFRGRTDGPAHRAMSDAMAEAYGREPLVIGAGGSIALCSTLQRLHPDAEILLFGVEDPEARIHAPDESVNPGDIAATALAEALFLDRFAHI; translated from the coding sequence GTGCGCACGACCTCCACCCCGGGCCTCGACGCCGGCCCCCGCCTCGACCCCGCCCGGTGTGCCGACGCCGTCCAGGCGCTGATGCCGCGGCTCCGGCGCGAGCTCGCCGAGTTGGTGGCCCTGCGGTCCGTCGCCGGTGACGGGCCCGAGCCCTCGCCGGACTGCGAGGCCGCCGCGCGATGGGTCGCCGACGCCTTCGCCGCCGAGGGGTTCGCCGTACGGCAGCTGCGCACCGACGACGGCAACGCGACCGTCATCGGCCGGCTGCCCGGCCCGCCCGGCGCCCGCGAGGTCGTGCTGTACGCGCACTACGACGTCGTGTCCGAGGGCGACGCCGACCGCTGGACCTCACCGCCCTTCACGCTCACCGAGCGGGACGGCCGCTGGTACGGCAGGGGCGCGGCGGACTGCAAGGGCAACCTCCTCATGCACCTCGCGGCGCTCCGGGCCCTGCGGGCCGCGCGCCCCGAGGGCGGCCCGCCGCCGGTGTCGCTGACCGTGCTCGTGGAGGGCAGCGAGGAGCGGGGCAGGGGCAGCCTGGAACGGCTCCTCGCCGAGCGGCCGGAGCTCATGGCGCCCGACGCCGTCCTCGTCGCCGACTCCGGCAACTTCGAGGCCGGCGTGCCGACGCTGACGACGTCCCTGCGCGGGATGGCCGTAGCCGAGGTGACGGTGTCCACGCTGCGGGGCGACCTGCACTCGGGACAGTTCGGCGGGCCGGTGCCCGACGCCATGACCGCGCTCGTCCGGGTCCTCGCGTCCCTGCACGACGAGCACGGCGACACCGCCGTCGCCGGCCTGGAGCCGCCCGTACCGCCCGCGGACCCGGCCGACTACCCGGAGGACCGGCTCCGGCAGGACGCCGGACTGCTCGACGGCGTCCGCCTGATGGGCACCGGCTCCCCCGCGCAACGGCTGTGGACGCGGCCCTCCGCGACGGTCCTGGCCATCGACGGGCCCGCCCCGCACGAGGCCGTCCCCGCCCTGCGGGCCTCCGCCAAGGCGCTGGTCAGCCTGCGCCTCCCGCCCGGCACCGACCCGGCGCACGCGCACGACGTGCTCGCCGCCCACCTGCGGCGGGCCGTGCCCTTCGGCGCCCGACTGGACATCACGCGCATCACCACGGGTGCGTCCTTCCGCGGCCGCACCGACGGGCCGGCGCACCGCGCCATGAGCGACGCCATGGCCGAGGCGTACGGGCGCGAGCCCCTGGTCATCGGCGCGGGCGGGTCCATCGCCCTGTGCAGCACCCTGCAACGGCTCCACCCGGACGCGGAGATCCTGCTGTTCGGCGTGGAGGACCCCGAGGCGCGCATCCACGCGCCCGACGAGAGCGTGAATCCCGGCGACATCGCCGCCACAGCCCTTGCGGAAGCGCTTTTCCTGGACCGCTTCGCGCACATCTGA
- a CDS encoding hydroxyacid dehydrogenase translates to MPRPVVLVSDPLPDDALDLLRAACEVRRTDGGDRTRLLAAVADASVLVVRSGTRVDREVFAHAPLLKGVVRAGVGLDNVDTAAADGAGVSVANTPAANAVSVAELTVGLAVALARHIPEAAQHVRRGEWNRSAFKGGELAGRTLGVLGLGRIGRQVVRRLAAFDMTVLAHDPYVADDDCRRAGAEPVTLGELLARSDLLTVHLPRTAETEGLIGERELALAKPGLHLVNTARGGIVDEDALARALKDGRVAAAALDVFAVEPPRDSPLLGLPNVLPTPHLGAGTAEAQHRAGHEAARIALRMLESRGLLEAGGPGGTGRPAAPGRTGPERVPLAGTGARGV, encoded by the coding sequence ATGCCCAGACCTGTGGTGCTGGTGAGCGATCCGCTGCCGGACGACGCGCTGGACCTCCTGCGCGCCGCGTGCGAGGTCCGGAGAACCGACGGAGGCGACCGGACGCGGCTCCTTGCCGCCGTCGCCGATGCCTCCGTGCTGGTCGTGCGCAGCGGCACGCGGGTGGACCGCGAGGTCTTCGCCCACGCGCCCCTGCTGAAAGGCGTCGTACGCGCCGGGGTGGGTCTCGACAACGTGGACACCGCGGCCGCGGACGGCGCGGGCGTGTCCGTCGCCAACACGCCCGCGGCGAACGCCGTCAGCGTCGCCGAGCTGACCGTCGGCCTGGCCGTCGCCCTGGCACGGCACATCCCCGAAGCCGCGCAGCACGTCCGCCGGGGGGAGTGGAACCGCTCCGCCTTCAAGGGCGGCGAACTCGCCGGCCGCACCCTCGGCGTGCTGGGCCTCGGCCGCATCGGCCGCCAAGTCGTCCGCCGGCTGGCCGCCTTCGACATGACCGTCCTCGCGCACGACCCGTACGTCGCCGACGACGACTGCCGGCGCGCCGGCGCGGAACCGGTCACCCTCGGCGAACTGCTCGCCCGAAGTGATCTCCTGACGGTCCATCTGCCGAGGACCGCCGAGACGGAGGGCCTGATCGGCGAGCGCGAACTGGCCCTGGCGAAGCCCGGGCTCCATCTCGTGAACACCGCACGCGGAGGCATCGTGGACGAGGACGCCCTGGCCCGGGCCCTCAAGGACGGGCGCGTCGCCGCCGCGGCGCTCGACGTCTTCGCCGTCGAACCGCCCCGCGACTCCCCGCTCCTCGGCCTCCCCAACGTGCTCCCCACCCCGCACCTCGGCGCCGGCACCGCCGAGGCCCAGCACCGCGCCGGGCACGAGGCGGCACGCATCGCCCTGAGGATGCTGGAGTCGCGGGGCCTGCTGGAGGCCGGAGGGCCCGGAGGAACGGGCCGTCCCGCGGCGCCCGGCCGCACCGGGCCGGAACGGGTCCCGTTGGCCGGGACCGGCGCGCGGGGGGTGTGA